The following are encoded in a window of Cryobacterium sp. CG_9.6 genomic DNA:
- a CDS encoding DUF255 domain-containing protein: MPNRLVDAISPYLRSHADNPVDWQGWGAQAFEEARARDVPVLVSIGYSTCHWCHVMARESFSDPRLAAYLNDNFVSIKVDREEHPDVDASYLAAASAFVQGLGWPLNVFVTPDGRAFHAGTYFPPRPTQGAPSFRQVLEAVTDAWTTRRPEVEAGAARVADALAESSLQLRTQDALPDTDTLELTVAELVAQEDTLFGGFGGAPKFPVAPVLGFLLGRTDGQQLALRTLKRMGASPLRDPIEGGFFRYAVNRDWSEPHYERMLYDNAQLLEHYTQAWKLTGESWTRVVAEGIGNFLVEVMQLPGGGFASAQDSESTVGGERVEGGYYALDDQARRSETPPALDEKVLTGWNGLAIGALARAGFAWGHSGRPLLEAARRGADYLLRRHVREDGTLLRASIGERTSSAEATLEDYGMFALGLLELALATGEVTYAVAARALIDGTLQGPVDAPVDGASDSGGRLHTEVFRAPNGADPVLTAQGLAIALDPAEGAYPSGLTATATAANMLYLLTGDSVYRAGAEAALSPVAAPARDRPLAFGATLRLFTALSEAAEQLVVVSPTETTATTPAELVEVARRHPAALVACVTEQQAAAFAAAGFELFAGRSALGPLPRAYLCLDFVCLLPVTAAADLGGAVAL; this comes from the coding sequence ATGCCCAACCGCCTCGTGGATGCCATCAGCCCGTACCTACGCTCGCACGCCGATAACCCGGTGGACTGGCAGGGGTGGGGGGCGCAGGCCTTCGAGGAGGCCCGCGCCCGGGACGTTCCGGTGCTGGTGTCGATCGGTTACTCCACCTGCCACTGGTGTCACGTCATGGCCCGGGAGAGTTTCAGTGACCCTCGTCTCGCCGCCTACCTGAACGACAACTTCGTCAGCATCAAGGTGGACCGTGAAGAGCACCCCGACGTAGATGCGAGCTATCTCGCTGCCGCAAGCGCGTTCGTACAGGGACTCGGCTGGCCGCTCAACGTGTTCGTCACACCCGACGGCCGGGCTTTTCACGCCGGAACGTACTTCCCGCCGCGGCCCACCCAGGGTGCCCCCTCGTTCCGTCAGGTGCTGGAAGCCGTGACGGATGCCTGGACTACCCGCCGCCCTGAGGTGGAGGCCGGCGCTGCTCGGGTGGCTGATGCCCTCGCCGAGTCGTCCCTCCAACTGCGCACGCAGGACGCGCTGCCGGACACCGACACCCTGGAGTTGACGGTTGCCGAGTTGGTTGCGCAGGAGGACACCCTCTTCGGCGGATTTGGCGGTGCACCGAAGTTTCCGGTGGCACCGGTGCTCGGTTTTCTTCTGGGCCGCACCGACGGCCAGCAACTGGCCCTGCGTACCCTCAAACGCATGGGAGCTTCGCCGCTGCGCGACCCGATCGAAGGCGGATTCTTTCGGTACGCCGTGAACCGGGACTGGAGTGAGCCGCACTACGAGCGCATGCTCTACGACAACGCGCAGCTGCTCGAGCACTACACGCAGGCGTGGAAGCTCACGGGCGAGTCGTGGACACGGGTGGTGGCCGAGGGGATCGGCAACTTTCTCGTGGAGGTTATGCAACTGCCCGGGGGCGGCTTCGCCAGCGCCCAGGATTCCGAGAGCACCGTCGGTGGCGAGCGGGTTGAGGGTGGTTACTATGCACTGGATGACCAGGCACGCCGCAGCGAGACCCCACCGGCTCTGGACGAGAAGGTGCTCACGGGGTGGAACGGTCTGGCGATCGGTGCCCTGGCGCGCGCCGGGTTTGCCTGGGGTCACAGCGGCCGACCGTTGCTCGAGGCCGCGCGCCGCGGTGCCGACTATCTGCTTCGCCGGCACGTTCGCGAGGACGGAACCCTCCTGCGGGCTTCGATTGGTGAACGCACCTCGTCGGCCGAGGCCACCCTGGAGGATTACGGGATGTTCGCGCTCGGTCTTCTGGAACTCGCGCTGGCCACTGGTGAGGTGACCTACGCTGTGGCTGCCCGCGCACTCATTGACGGCACACTGCAGGGCCCCGTCGATGCGCCTGTCGACGGGGCCAGCGACTCGGGGGGCAGGCTCCACACCGAGGTGTTCCGTGCTCCGAACGGAGCAGATCCAGTGCTCACCGCTCAGGGCCTCGCCATCGCCCTCGACCCCGCGGAAGGTGCGTATCCCTCCGGGCTCACCGCCACGGCAACGGCCGCGAATATGCTGTACCTCCTCACCGGGGACTCGGTGTACCGCGCCGGTGCGGAAGCAGCCCTGAGCCCGGTTGCGGCCCCCGCTCGTGACCGGCCGCTCGCTTTTGGTGCCACCCTGCGCCTGTTTACGGCGTTGTCCGAGGCCGCAGAACAGCTCGTCGTGGTTTCACCCACGGAGACGACGGCCACGACACCCGCCGAATTGGTGGAGGTGGCCCGGCGCCACCCGGCCGCACTGGTGGCATGCGTCACGGAACAGCAAGCAGCGGCCTTCGCGGCTGCCGGGTTCGAGCTGTTTGCGGGTCGCTCGGCACTCGGGCCGCTGCCGCGAGCCTACCTGTGCCTCGACTTCGTGTGTCTGCTCCCGGTCACGGCCGCCGCAGATCTGGGTGGTGCGGTGGCGCTCTGA
- a CDS encoding type III polyketide synthase codes for MAVTLRSLQTAVPPTVLYQEQVRDVFASQPGLSRLGQRLVNTSFNVSGIDTRHTVIEELTLDAAGETPQFFDPVEQRLLIPGTRVRNELYIVEATKLFVEAGRRALEACPGIEAADITHVITVSCTGFFAPGPDYMLVRELGLSPATQRYHLGFMGCYAAMPALRTAKQFVEADPNAVVLVVSAELCSLHLRTSNDPDTIVASSLFSDGAAAGIVSSRAPLPGEKALNLDLFETVITPVGEGDMAWKIGDEGFEMVLSTYVPHIIDQHIAGALAPLMARDAELSSLLTDDGLGFAALTPIESADGADWQTAPAGSVATLVAPAPSTAIAHWAIHPGGRSILDKTEAKLGLSEAQLHASRETLREHGNMSSATILFVMKAILEAPTSADGERLCAMAFGPGLTVESGLMTVSIG; via the coding sequence ATGGCCGTCACGCTGAGATCTCTCCAGACTGCAGTTCCTCCCACCGTTTTGTACCAGGAACAGGTTCGCGATGTCTTCGCGTCCCAACCCGGACTCAGTCGGTTGGGTCAACGCCTCGTGAACACGTCGTTCAACGTGTCAGGAATCGACACGCGGCACACGGTCATTGAAGAGCTCACCCTTGATGCCGCCGGAGAGACGCCGCAGTTCTTCGACCCGGTTGAGCAGCGCCTGCTCATTCCGGGAACACGCGTGCGCAACGAGCTGTACATCGTTGAGGCCACCAAGCTGTTCGTTGAAGCCGGGCGTCGTGCCCTCGAGGCGTGCCCGGGAATCGAGGCCGCCGACATCACCCATGTGATCACCGTCTCCTGCACCGGGTTCTTCGCTCCCGGACCGGACTACATGCTCGTGCGTGAACTCGGCCTGAGCCCGGCCACCCAGCGTTACCACCTCGGTTTCATGGGGTGCTACGCCGCAATGCCGGCGCTGCGCACCGCCAAACAGTTCGTGGAGGCCGACCCGAATGCGGTGGTGCTGGTGGTGAGCGCAGAGCTGTGCTCGTTGCACCTGCGCACCTCCAACGACCCCGACACCATCGTGGCCTCGTCACTGTTCTCCGACGGTGCTGCCGCGGGCATCGTCAGCTCCCGTGCGCCGCTTCCCGGGGAGAAAGCCCTCAACCTCGACCTGTTTGAGACCGTGATCACTCCAGTGGGTGAGGGGGACATGGCCTGGAAGATTGGCGACGAGGGCTTCGAAATGGTGCTCAGCACCTACGTGCCCCACATCATTGACCAGCACATTGCGGGGGCGCTCGCACCACTCATGGCCCGCGATGCCGAGCTCAGCTCGCTGCTCACCGACGACGGCCTGGGTTTCGCCGCGCTCACCCCGATCGAGTCGGCAGACGGTGCCGACTGGCAAACCGCGCCCGCCGGCTCGGTGGCCACCCTCGTGGCACCAGCTCCCAGCACCGCCATCGCGCACTGGGCTATTCACCCGGGCGGACGCAGCATCCTCGACAAGACCGAGGCCAAGCTGGGCCTCAGCGAAGCGCAGCTGCATGCGTCTCGCGAGACGCTGCGCGAGCACGGAAACATGAGCAGTGCCACCATCCTGTTCGTGATGAAGGCCATTCTCGAGGCCCCCACGAGCGCAGACG
- a CDS encoding phosphodiesterase: protein MSIRTAEYPRPDHFLLHLSDTHLLAGGRRLYGSVDVEAHLTELFREVEASGARPEAIVFTGDLADKGEPGAYARLREIVEPVAERLGARVIWVMGNHDDRRAFRHGLFNTAPNGSDFEAPVDRVYELNGLRLITLDSTVPGHHYGEVSPEQLDWLAHELSVPAPDGTILAMHHPPIPSVLDLAVAVELRDQQPLAQVLRGTDVRSIIAGHLHYSSTATFAGIPVSVASATCYTQDLNVPVGGTLGRDGARAFNLIHVFPDTVLHSVVPLGTFPTLDHIDAAETTRRLEASEIEISPSGTLPAWPEPPMTTPIPVLRS, encoded by the coding sequence GTGAGCATTCGAACGGCTGAATACCCTCGGCCGGACCATTTCCTGTTACACCTGAGCGATACCCACCTGCTTGCCGGGGGTCGTCGCCTCTACGGCAGTGTGGACGTAGAAGCACATCTCACCGAATTGTTCCGCGAGGTGGAAGCCTCCGGTGCACGGCCCGAGGCCATCGTCTTCACCGGCGATCTCGCCGACAAGGGTGAACCTGGCGCCTACGCGCGTCTTCGAGAAATCGTGGAACCTGTCGCGGAACGTCTGGGGGCCCGCGTCATCTGGGTCATGGGCAATCACGACGACCGGAGAGCTTTTCGTCACGGCCTGTTCAACACGGCGCCCAATGGAAGTGACTTTGAAGCTCCCGTTGATCGGGTCTACGAGCTGAACGGTTTACGGCTGATCACCCTCGACAGTACTGTCCCCGGTCATCACTACGGCGAGGTGTCACCGGAACAGCTGGACTGGCTGGCCCATGAGCTGAGCGTGCCCGCTCCCGATGGCACCATCTTGGCCATGCATCATCCGCCCATACCGAGCGTGCTGGACCTCGCCGTAGCCGTCGAGTTGCGTGACCAGCAGCCACTGGCCCAGGTACTTCGAGGCACCGACGTGCGCAGCATCATTGCCGGTCACCTGCACTACTCGTCAACCGCAACCTTCGCCGGAATTCCCGTATCCGTGGCATCCGCTACCTGCTATACCCAAGATCTGAATGTTCCTGTGGGTGGCACCCTGGGTCGTGACGGTGCACGGGCATTCAATCTGATTCATGTGTTCCCGGACACGGTGCTGCACTCGGTTGTGCCGCTCGGCACTTTCCCCACGCTCGACCATATTGATGCGGCCGAGACCACCCGTCGACTCGAGGCGTCTGAGATCGAAATTAGCCCGTCGGGAACTTTGCCTGCATGGCCCGAGCCGCCAATGACCACTCCGATCCCGGTTCTGCGCTCGTAA
- a CDS encoding aldo/keto reductase, with translation MTKPVPTLTLNDGHTIPQLGFGVFKVDPDETTRIVRDALDVGYRHIDTAAIYGNEAGVGTALAESGIARDELFITTKLWNDRQGTETAFAAFDESLDKLGLDYVDLYLIHWPTPAKDTYVESWKALEKIRESGRARSIGVSNFLVPHLQRLLQETDIVPAVNQIELHPAHQQLDVTALARENGVQIEAWGPLGQGKYPLFETQVIVAAAEQHGKTPAQVVIRWHLQTGNIVFPKSNRRERMIENFDVLDFELTPTEVTMISALERAGRVGGHPNDIN, from the coding sequence ATGACGAAGCCTGTACCCACCCTGACTCTTAATGACGGCCACACCATTCCCCAGCTCGGATTTGGTGTGTTCAAGGTTGATCCGGACGAGACCACACGCATCGTGCGGGACGCCCTCGACGTGGGTTACCGCCACATCGACACGGCCGCCATCTACGGCAACGAAGCGGGCGTGGGCACGGCGCTCGCCGAGTCCGGTATCGCCCGCGATGAGCTCTTCATCACCACCAAGCTCTGGAACGATCGCCAGGGCACCGAAACGGCCTTTGCCGCATTCGATGAGAGCCTCGACAAGCTGGGCCTCGACTACGTGGATCTCTACCTGATTCACTGGCCCACCCCGGCGAAAGACACCTATGTCGAGAGCTGGAAGGCGTTGGAAAAGATTCGGGAGAGTGGCCGGGCCCGTTCCATTGGCGTCTCCAACTTTTTGGTTCCGCACCTTCAGCGTTTGCTGCAGGAAACAGACATCGTGCCGGCTGTCAACCAGATTGAGTTGCACCCTGCTCACCAGCAGCTCGACGTGACCGCACTGGCGCGTGAAAACGGCGTGCAGATTGAGGCCTGGGGACCCCTCGGCCAGGGCAAGTACCCGCTCTTTGAGACGCAGGTGATCGTGGCCGCCGCCGAGCAGCACGGGAAGACGCCCGCCCAGGTTGTCATTCGCTGGCACCTGCAGACGGGCAACATTGTGTTCCCCAAGTCGAACCGGCGTGAGCGCATGATCGAGAATTTTGACGTGCTGGACTTCGAGCTCACACCCACCGAGGTCACCATGATCTCGGCACTGGAGCGTGCCGGTCGCGTCGGCGGACACCCGAACGACATCAACTAA
- a CDS encoding phosphatase PAP2 family protein, which translates to MRSTLPLASARYVGGAALVTVAFIGLYLFFVASLTGQSADQLSYDGAEFGRRSVTPFTRGLLDLVPTVSVIVALVVTGVISLIRRNWRTLLIALGAAAAAVISAQLLKYGILNRPDLGVLGYAGNSFPSGHTTVAAAAALVVFLVAGPRLRPLMAVAGTAFAVLAGVATLANQWHRPSDVIASLLVVAFWGCVGGAILTWPRRDGSTGAAAVVETTRVRLPEASTVVRLLRVLLVPFAALAVLAFAATFLGEFGASVDLLVAYLGGVTAIVTTGLILALTGIRMFSRLP; encoded by the coding sequence GTGCGTTCCACCCTCCCTCTCGCTTCCGCGCGATATGTGGGCGGCGCAGCGCTCGTGACAGTGGCCTTTATCGGTCTCTACCTGTTCTTTGTCGCCTCGCTTACTGGTCAGAGTGCCGACCAGCTCTCCTACGACGGCGCGGAGTTCGGGCGCCGGAGTGTGACGCCCTTCACCCGTGGACTACTTGATCTGGTGCCCACTGTGAGCGTGATTGTGGCACTGGTCGTGACGGGTGTGATCTCCTTAATCAGGCGCAACTGGCGCACCCTCCTTATTGCCCTCGGTGCGGCCGCTGCCGCAGTGATTTCCGCGCAACTGCTCAAGTACGGCATTCTGAATCGGCCGGACCTGGGAGTGCTGGGATACGCGGGCAACTCATTCCCGTCAGGGCATACGACCGTCGCTGCGGCGGCTGCTCTGGTGGTTTTTCTCGTGGCAGGTCCGCGACTGCGGCCCCTGATGGCGGTGGCGGGAACGGCCTTCGCCGTGCTCGCTGGTGTGGCCACGCTCGCCAATCAGTGGCACCGGCCAAGCGATGTGATCGCTTCCCTGCTCGTGGTGGCTTTCTGGGGCTGCGTGGGTGGCGCCATCCTCACCTGGCCGAGGCGCGATGGATCGACGGGAGCAGCTGCGGTTGTCGAGACGACGCGGGTGCGGCTGCCCGAGGCATCCACTGTTGTTCGCCTTCTCCGGGTGCTGCTGGTGCCCTTTGCGGCCCTCGCCGTGCTGGCCTTTGCCGCCACGTTCCTCGGAGAATTCGGGGCATCCGTCGACCTCCTCGTGGCCTATCTGGGTGGAGTCACCGCAATTGTCACCACGGGGCTCATCCTGGCGCTGACGGGAATTCGGATGTTCTCCCGGCTGCCGTGA
- a CDS encoding stealth family protein encodes MPTFDIPGSEPRGTLLNNDHIGTETSLIPAPLLSTEPELVLVTPDARTRRFDRDDLVVRKGEIALINGHFTPHESMVKDLVAVYDALKAADIDFLLVRGDHERPVIAVDRKRRKEITRVLAAAFANEPFYAKPLNGNQTMPLLLADGVLSTMRKSSVFRVYRPRIEPIGRLRYGAETAFQLELWRFGDEEIIAPVENALMRTRLLRSEARETTIELYGRTWLTLQNMFDDLASDVSFDIDLVFSWVDGSSDEFQRERAKRMQSYVVGEGDDSDARFRQIDELKYALRSVYMFAPWIRRIFIATDSPAPVWLADHPRVTIMRSEDFFVDTSVLPVHNSHAVESQLHHIPGLAEHFLYSNDDMFFGRPVGPEMFFSPGGITKFVEAATRIGLGENDPTRSGFENAARVNRALLHERFGKVTTRHLEHTPAPMRKSVLFELEKEFPEDFARTAASRFRSATDISVTNSLYHYYSLMTGRAVEQTQARSLYIETTLRVALRQMNRLRKRRDQDMFCLNDGSNPEITPDVRRAAVTVFLDRYFPIVAPWERSSSLTSAEPGSEWSLAARAMQAKFPTG; translated from the coding sequence ATGCCGACATTTGATATTCCGGGCTCAGAGCCGCGGGGCACCCTTCTGAACAACGACCACATCGGCACCGAAACCAGCTTGATCCCGGCCCCCCTGCTCAGCACGGAGCCGGAACTCGTGCTCGTCACGCCGGATGCCCGCACGCGCCGTTTCGACCGCGACGACCTGGTTGTGCGCAAGGGCGAAATAGCGCTCATCAACGGACACTTCACTCCGCATGAGTCCATGGTGAAAGACCTCGTGGCGGTGTATGACGCGCTCAAAGCAGCCGACATCGACTTTCTTCTCGTTCGCGGTGATCATGAACGCCCGGTCATCGCGGTTGACCGCAAGCGTCGCAAGGAAATCACGCGAGTGCTGGCGGCGGCCTTCGCCAACGAACCCTTCTATGCAAAGCCGCTCAACGGCAACCAGACGATGCCCCTGTTGCTCGCCGACGGTGTGCTGTCCACGATGCGCAAGTCCTCCGTTTTTCGGGTTTATCGGCCGCGGATCGAGCCGATCGGTCGACTGAGGTACGGAGCCGAAACAGCCTTTCAGCTGGAACTCTGGCGGTTCGGCGATGAGGAAATCATCGCACCGGTGGAGAACGCGCTCATGCGCACCCGGTTACTCCGTTCGGAGGCCCGCGAGACCACGATCGAACTCTACGGACGCACCTGGCTCACCCTGCAGAACATGTTCGATGACCTCGCCAGTGATGTGAGTTTCGATATTGACCTCGTCTTCTCCTGGGTGGACGGCTCCTCCGATGAATTTCAGCGCGAGCGCGCTAAGCGGATGCAGTCCTACGTGGTCGGGGAGGGGGACGACTCCGACGCCCGTTTTCGGCAGATTGACGAACTGAAGTACGCGCTGCGCAGCGTGTACATGTTCGCGCCGTGGATCCGCCGCATCTTCATCGCCACGGACTCCCCGGCACCCGTGTGGCTCGCCGACCACCCCCGCGTGACGATCATGCGCAGCGAAGACTTCTTCGTGGACACCAGTGTGTTGCCGGTCCACAACTCGCACGCCGTTGAAAGCCAGTTGCATCACATTCCAGGCCTGGCCGAGCACTTTTTGTATTCCAACGACGACATGTTCTTTGGCCGGCCCGTTGGTCCGGAGATGTTCTTCTCTCCGGGTGGCATCACGAAGTTTGTGGAGGCCGCCACCCGGATTGGGCTGGGCGAGAATGACCCCACGCGCAGCGGCTTTGAGAACGCGGCACGAGTGAACCGGGCGCTGCTGCACGAGCGCTTCGGCAAGGTGACCACGCGACACCTGGAGCACACCCCAGCGCCGATGCGGAAGAGCGTTCTGTTCGAGCTGGAGAAAGAGTTTCCGGAGGACTTCGCGCGCACCGCGGCCAGCCGCTTCCGCTCGGCAACGGATATCTCCGTCACCAACTCGCTCTACCACTACTACTCGCTGATGACCGGGCGTGCCGTCGAGCAGACGCAGGCCCGTTCGCTGTACATCGAGACGACACTGCGGGTTGCGCTGCGGCAGATGAACCGCCTGCGCAAGCGCCGCGACCAGGACATGTTCTGTCTCAATGACGGCAGCAATCCCGAGATCACCCCCGACGTGCGCCGGGCTGCAGTCACGGTCTTTCTCGACCGCTACTTTCCCATTGTGGCTCCGTGGGAGCGGTCGTCGTCGCTTACGAGCGCAGAACCGGGATCGGAGTGGTCATTGGCGGCTCGGGCCATGCAGGCAAAGTTCCCGACGGGCTAA